The following coding sequences are from one Drosophila gunungcola strain Sukarami chromosome 3L unlocalized genomic scaffold, Dgunungcola_SK_2 000014F, whole genome shotgun sequence window:
- the LOC128259935 gene encoding peritrophin-48 gives MENRLLAFSLLLSTAAWVTAHADIASICRISDAWRALPDGNHCQRFYVCTGDEDLPFQEFSCPAEYHFSKKLRICVPGVCSNATLACGITNSVERIASDCLRYRHCLEGGAYTVAKCSAGNYFDPGRKACLPVAITAAHQCSCVLPDNATLANPSDCETYFRCHSGHAELVQCPSGDYFDERVGSCLPDHTGICLEKPTMPPTLTDQALAMNECIRTGSRLAPHSRDCQRYFVCARKRVLEMRCPRGQYFDAVQRYCSLDLRNQCQVQEEKKDQEPAKLEQQPEKEVVETQLKNTVKKEVQKQVLIEKEKMEKELQVNAKQPLEAVGNYDKFSSKFISF, from the exons ATGGAGA ATCGCCTGCTGGCTTTTTCACTGCTTTTAAGCACCGCCGCATGGGTTACAGCGCATGCAGACATAGCCTCCATCTGCAGGATTTCCGATGCCTGGCGAGCGCTGCCCGATGGGAACCACTGCCAAAGGTTCTATGTCTGCACTGGCGACGAGGATCTGCCCTTCCAGGAGTTTAGCTGTCCGGCGGAGTATCATTTCAGCAAGAAGCTGAGGATATGTGTGCCTGGAGTCTGCTCTAATGCTACCCTTGCTTGCGGAATAACAAACAGTGTAGAGCGGATAGCAAGCGATTGCTTGCGATACAGACATTGCCTGGAGGGAGGAGCCTACACCGTGGCCAAGTGTTCGGCCGGAAACTACTTTGACCCCGGTCGCAAGGCCTGCCTGCCCGTGGCCATAACAGCGGCCCATCAGTGCAGCTGTGTGCTGCCGGATAATGCCACACTGGCCAATCCGAGCGATTGCGAGACCTATTTCCGCTGCCATTCGGGACATGCTGAGCTGGTGCAGTGCCCATCAGGGGATTACTTCGATGAGCGAGTGGGCAGCTGCCTTCCGGATCACACGGGCATCTGCCTGGAGAAGCCCACAATGCCGCCGACGCTGACGGATCAGGCCCTCGCCATGAACGAGTGCATCCGGACGGGCAGCCGATTGGCGCCGCACAGCCGTGATTGCCAGCGATATTTCGTGTGTGCCAGGAAGCGGGTGCTGGAGATGCGCTGTCCCCGGGGTCAGTACTTTGATGCAGTGCAGCGGTACTGCAGTCTGGATCTGAGGAACCAATGCCAGGTACAGGAGGAGAAAAAGGACCAGGAGCCGGCGAAACTGGAGCAGCAGCCGGAGAAAGAGGTTGTGGAAACGCAATTGAAAAATACGGTCAAAAAGGAAGTCCAGAAGCAGGTTCTGATCGAGAAGGAAAAGATGGAGAAGGAACTCCAAGTGAATGCCAAACAGCCACTGGAGGCAGTTGGCAACTACGACAAATTCTCGTCCAagttcatttcattttaa
- the LOC128260097 gene encoding phospholipase B1, membrane-associated, producing the protein MSSYRLITFGLLFLVTFGHVTSQRTSLDVALKNVYRPLRLLGLAFTGRSGDDPQNVQRVQIAGKTQKSNPRTRALLEFCDAEHGPGKRSQERPTSVHRLRPGDIDVIGAMGDSLTAGNGIFATNLLHVTVENRGVVWSIGGQYDWRKYLTLPNILKEFNPNLYGYAIKDGISTDRTSRFDVAELAAMSRDMPYMAKVLVRRMQRDPKVNMTTDWKLITLFIGNNDFCTDICYYPEPEKTVDWHERNMLKTYRYLRDHVPRLILNVVPAPNLRFLTNLSGLPPICYSTLRFECPCLMGKGKGQLDYLEGIMKRWIAKDYEIANRDEFNTETFTINVQPFSQFQDFPRTRSGHTDTRFFSEDCFHLSQRGHAAAANSIWNNMLELPGEKSGFATQLFETFRCPSEQRPFIVTRENSRPEFVI; encoded by the exons ATGTCATCGTATCGCCTGATTACCTTTGGCCTGCTCTTCCTGGTCACTTTCGGCCACGTGACGTCACAGCGGACGTCACTGGATGTGGCTCTGAAGAACGTCTACCGACCACTGCGACTCCTGGGCCTGGCCTTCACCGGCAGATCTGGCGACGATCCACAAAACGTGCAGCGCGTGCAAATTGCAGGG AAAACGCAAAAGTCGAATCCCCGCACCCGAGCCCTGTTGGAGTTCTGCGATGCGGAGCACGGGCCGGGAAAACGTAGCCAGGAGCGGCCCACCAGTGTGCACCGCCTGCGACCCGGAGACATCGATGTAATTGGGGCGATGGGCGATTCGCTGACCGCCGGGAACGGGATCTTCGCCACGAATCTGCTCCACGTGACCGTGGAGAACAGGGGCGTCGTGTGGTCCATTGGGGGACAGTACGACTGGAGGAAGTACCTCACGCTGCCGAACATCCTCAAGGAGTTCAACCCCAACCTCTACGGATATGCCATCAAGGACGGCATCTCCACGGACCGCACTTCCCGCTTCGACGTGGCCGAATTGGCCGCCATGTCGCGGGACATGCCGTACATGGCCAAAGTTCTGGTGCGGCGCATGCAGCGGGATCCGAAAGTGAACATGACCACCGACTGGAAGCTGATCACCCTCTTCATCGGGAACAACGACTTCTGCACGGACATCTGCTACTACCCGGAGCCGGAGAAGACGGTCGACTGGCACGAGCGGAACATGCTGAAGACCTACCGCTACCTGCGGGACCATGTGCCCCGCCTAATCCTCAACGTGGTGCCCGCTCCCAACCTGCGCTTCCTCACCAACCTCTCCGGCCTGCCGCCCATCTGCTACAGTACGCTCCGCTTCGAGTGCCCCTGCCTGATGGGCAAGGGCAAGGGGCAGCTCGACTATCTGGAGGGCATCATGAAGCGCTGGATAGCCAAGGACTATGAGATTGCCAATAGGGACGAGTTCAACACAGAG ACCTTCACGATAAACGTGCAGCCGTTCTCGCAGTTCCAGGACTTTCCGCGCACGCGTTCCGGCCACACGGACACTCGGTTCTTCTCGGAGGACTGCTTCCATCTCAGCCAGCGAGGGCATGCCGCGGCGGCCAACTCCATATGGAACAACATGCTGGAGCTGCCCGGCGAGAAGAGTGGGTTCGCCACCCAGCTCTTCGAGACCTTCCGCTGTCCCAGTGAGCAGCGTCCTTTCATCGTCACCCGGGAGAACAGTCGTCCGGAGTTTGTGATCTGA
- the LOC128259934 gene encoding ketohexokinase — MKRQIVKEFITVKKVLHLPPEPPPPPPPPKRHVLAVGSCTLDMITIVDLPLTPGQVQRTKEGSWRRGGPAANICTVWRRLGMECEFLGVLSKVRAFESLLSGFQSQGIDISHCPLTNQRPAHRSIIVQRNADARTILEFSSAAQELTYQQFVGAVDYQKYSWIHFECRNPVEMQRMILKVRDFNERCPESRIVLSVDLDNLRPATMLMASLVDYVFARKTMMRTYAFMNGREVVWALRDEMRSARAKWEKTQPQKMPYLPLDPPADDSDEKCRGAPLNTPIVICNNYMLGASCLMADDTYFKVGSQIPDKIVDVNSVNDTFSAAVIYALHKVKMRLRDALEYGTRASALKLTENGFDVLRCMPKDLIGCYYA; from the coding sequence ATGAAGAGACAAATCGTTAAGGAGTTCATAACCGTGAAGAAGGTGCTCCACCTGCCGCCGgagccaccgccaccgccgccgcctccaAAGCGCCACGTTCTCGCCGTTGGCTCGTGCACGCTGGACATGATCACCATCGTGGACCTGCCACTCACCCCTGGTCAGGTGCAGCGCACCAAGGAGGGAAGCTGGCGACGTGGCGGTCCCGCCGCCAACATCTGCACCGTGTGGCGCCGCCTGGGCATGGAGTGCGAGTTTTTGGGCGTCTTGAGCAAGGTGCGGGCATTCGAGAGTCTCCTGTCCGGATTCCAGTCTCAGGGCATCGACATCTCGCACTGCCCGTTGACGAACCAACGTCCTGCCCACCGCAGCATCATTGTCCAGCGGAACGCGGACGCACGCACCATCCTGGAGTTCTCCAGCGCCGCCCAGGAGCTCACCTACCAGCAGTTCGTGGGCGCCGTCGACTACCAGAAGTACTCGTGGATCCACTTCGAGTGCCGCAATCCCGTCGAGATGCAGCGCATGATCCTGAAGGTGCGCGACTTCAACGAGCGCTGCCCCGAGTCGCGCATCGTGCTCTCTGTGGACCTGGACAACCTGCGGCCCGCCACCATGCTGATGGCCAGTCTGGTGGACTACGTCTTTGCCCGCAAGACGATGATGCGCACGTACGCGTTCATGAACGGACGCGAGGTCGTTTGGGCGCTCAGGGATGAAATGCGGTCGGCGCGGGCCAAGTGGGAGAAGACTCAGCCCCAGAAGATGCCCTACCTGCCACTCGATCCGCCGGCCGACGACTCGGACGAAAAGTGTCGAGGTGCGCCGCTGAATACACCCATCGTCATATGCAACAACTACATGCTGGGCGCCAGTTGCCTGATGGCCGACGACACCTATTTCAAGGTGGGCTCCCAAATCCCAGATAAAATCGTGGACGTCAACTCCGTGAACGACACGTTTTCCGCAGCCGTGATCTATGCCCTGCACAAGGTCAAGATGCGACTTCGGGATGCCCTCGAGTATGGCACCCGGGCATCGGCGCTTAAACTGACCGAGAACGGATTCGATGTGCTGCGCTGCATGCCCAAGGACCTCATCGGTTGTTACTATGCCTAG